Proteins from a single region of Mytilus trossulus isolate FHL-02 chromosome 2, PNRI_Mtr1.1.1.hap1, whole genome shotgun sequence:
- the LOC134707249 gene encoding uncharacterized protein LOC134707249, with translation MEEGSRSDQDVLSLSPHSEWHDTRSDCTDLDVADLMVIDEVGPDDSDAGAGTSPGALGHVEAHSSMTGMSQMSFSSQPCQEGESGETNESQSEGRVVVPSKNRLRKCPVCGIMSREKTRRHMMKTHLPWFWSGSTACWECSRQEVQASSLALRHTEEHRLGCFFDEEHLHLWCQLVTGCLHRIKSWFGCANLEDLLQYVIDRQLYEGVNSGFNDQEQQLLVYYAQNYSPDCLVHITANPPNHVISLTNWEIMASLLRRVGSAQQQSLMSPVEILTYEGSPILDIVPSLPEPFVFVDSHFHLDLVLKRLHFRTFLHMKSAISPKEHNNSFYYGIANYVFPDHWNDWALQVGPAQAVYVSFGIHPHVAAKGVTQKQLEELEFLLGNHKCVAVGEIGLDFTTRCDCKRCRTPQQCRQRMRECQEQAFMQMLEMAQRMKLPVILHCRDEGTGEAAARVLKLITENFPDLCYHRHCFAGNVEELRQWQSLPRVVFGITGKFIKDASNACNTDAISRILPHQLVLETDSPFLTPWSCCAVNHPWNLREVAVAVSERRNVPLTILNWTTNDNALKFYGIPKLRQDSASWGPRPR, from the coding sequence ATGGAAGAAGGGTCTCGTTCAGACCAAGATGTTTTATCGCTTAGTCCGCACAGTGAGTGGCATGATACCCGGTCCGACTGTACAGATCTTGATGTGGCGGACTTGATGGTAATTGATGAAGTGGGTCCTGATGACAGTGATGCAGGTGCTGGTACTTCTCCTGGGGCCCTAGGCCATGTTGAAGCACACAGTAGCATGACAGGTATGTCACAGATGAGTTTTTCTAGTCAGCCTTGTCAGGAGGGAGAATCAGGTGAGACAAATGAAAGCCAATCAGAAGGAAGAGTAGTAGTGCCTTCCAAAAATAGACTACGGAAGTGCCCTGTCTGTGGAATAATGTCCAGGGAAAAGACACGTCGTCACATGATGAAGACACACCTGCCATGGTTTTGGTCTGGGTCCACTGCCTGTTGGGAGTGTAGTCGACAAGAGGTACAGGCGTCCTCCTTAGCGCTACGGCACACAGAAGAGCACAGACTTGGATGTTTCTTTGATGAGGAACATCTTCACCTATGGTGTCAACTGGTGACCGGCTGCCTCCATCGTATAAAATCTTGGTTCGGTTGTGCCAATCTCGAAGATCTACTGCAGTACGTCATTGACAGACAGTTGTATGAAGGTGTTAATAGCGGTTTCAATGATCAGGAACAGCAACTCTTGGTGTACTATGCACAGAACTATAGTCCTGACTGTCTGGTACATATCACCGCCAACCCTCCAAATCACGTCATTAGCCTTACAAATTGGGAGATCATGGCAAGCTTACTACGACGAGTGGGCTCAGCGCAACAGCAGTCTCTGATGTCACCTGTGGAGATTCTCACATACGAGGGCAGCCCCATATTGGACATTGTGCCATCACTGCCAGAGCCGTTCGTTTTTGTGGATAGCCATTTTCACTTGGATTTGGTTCTGAAACGACTTCATTTTAGGACTTTCCTGCATATGAAGTCAGCAATATCTCCAAAGGAACACAACAACTCATTTTACTATGGGATTGCCAATTATGTGTTCCCTGACCATTGGAATGATTGGGCTCTACAGGTAGGACCTGCCCAAGCTGTATATGTTTCATTTGGGATTCATCCACATGTTGCAGCAAAGGGGGTCACCCAAAAGCAGCTGGAAGAACTAGAGTTCCTGCTTGGTAATCACAAATGTGTTGCTGTTGGTGAGATTGGCCTAGATTTCACAACACGCTGTGACTGCAAGAGGTGCAGAACTCCACAACAGTGCAGGCAGCGGATGAGGGAATGCCAGGAGCAGGCATTCATGCAGATGCTGGAGATGGCACAACGGATGAAACTGCCTGTCATATTACACTGCCGTGATGAGGGCACTGGAGAAGCAGCAGCCCGTGTGCTGAAATTGATAACTGAAAATTTCCCTGACCTATGTTACCATCGCCATTGTTTTGCTGGGAATGTGGAGGAGTTGAGGCAGTGGCAAAGCCTGCCTCGCGTAGTATTTGGCATCACTGGCAAGTTTATTAAAGATGCAAGCAATGCTTGCAACACAGATGCCATATCCAGAATCTTGCCACACCAGCTGGTCCTTGAGACAGACTCCCCATTTCTGACGCCATGGTCGTGCTGTGCTGTCAACCATCCATGGAACTTACGGGAAGTGGCGGTAGCTGTTAGTGAGAGACGCAACGTCCCACTTACTATCCTAAACTGGACGACAAATGACAATGCCCTAAAATTCTATGGCATCCCAAAGCTGCGACAAGATTCAGCTAGCTGGGGCCCTAGGCCCCGTTAG